tcctctaccccatgaagtcaacacccctttccaacatgaagaagttaaaatgatcattgcccagatatccctgaagactgagaggaTGAGCAAATTAGACAGGgaaggtgtaactgagaaattatgatttaacaaatgatggtaactactgactcattatatagatatttctttttatcatctagtgttttagaatagccaggaTGAagtacctgaagttgttgaactgtaatccaatagccctgatctttgataatgattgtataactatatatcaccctcccacccaaaaaaaaaaatcaggacagAGGAGTTTGCAAAACCTTTGGGAAGATGTTTTGGTAAAATATCATGATCATGCATAGTCTGATCTTTTGCCCCAGTTGTTCAGGGTACCATCCTCTCGAACAGAACACTGTCTTCCTCACTACCTTCTCAGTGTGACGCTCCCATGGTGGCTGGGAAAACACTGCCCCCAAAGACAAGGCTTTACTTCCTCTCTAAGGAGCGTACAGGtacagaaaaaaacagcaaaattttTCTGCCTGGTCTTTTATGAGAAGGGAGACATAGTGTTTAAACTTCCATCTTTGATTTCATGTGGGaatttgggaaaaagaaaaggcacttTCTCTAATCTTTCCAAGAATGCAATAATTTCATAACTGTTCTTTCAACCTCTGCTTGTACACCCCTTAATCTCTGTCCCAGTGATTTTTAGCATATTGACAAGACAATGGAAAAAACATGTGTTCTACTTGAATGAATGGAGATCATGGAGAATGGacaagtttttcatttcttgagaACAGTGCCAGAAAtgtcatttttcatcttttcaaaacttatttttattcattccattAAAAATTTGTAATTTCCCTAATAAGGCCTATTTATTTATGCTGCCAACAACTGGAACCATGAATAACAAATGAAGTACATATTACCTGTGGGGCTTATGATGTGTACTATGTGCCATTCCCTATGCCTACAAAGACCTGAAATTAAACACAAACATGTTCATCCATTGGAGAAGCTTAAAGGTTACTATAGCAAATATAAGGAAGGTGAAGGTCAATAATTATTTCCACCACAAAATGGGTACCAATTAGAAACTATCAGTTTTACAAATTGAAATCTTAAGTGACATCACTAAGAGCAAACGATTGTCTCTGGATAATTTAttcaagaaatgaaaaccaaatacATACTGAATATTTATTGTTGTTTGTGTACCTATTCCTCTTGAGACATATATAATTAAGTCATGCAGAGGATGCAATGCCCATGGTATTTGTAAGAATATAAATAATGTCTAGACCATCCCATGTTAACATTTGGAATCCTGGGAATTCCAGAAGTCCAAAGAGATAAATTATATTTACCTTGTGGTACTAGGTAAGTCCCCCTCTTcataattttatgtaaaattacATTGTTGTTGAGGAAAACAGATTCTGATGATTTTGTTGCCTCAGATTttagctgtgtattcatcacttcTTTCTGTTCAAATCAAAATCAatagaaatatacatataaatatataggtaAATGGTTGGAAACATAACTTCTTCCAAACTTTTAAGAATGACTTTGACAAGTGGTGGTATTTATAAGATTCAGAATATAGCACCATTTATACTTCACTGCACATACTTTGGTGTTGTGTGATGCCTTTAAAATTAGAATGCCTTCATACATTAATTGTGTAATCTTATGAATATGTAATTAGAATAAACACTAAAAGATCAGAATATGTAACTTCAAGTAGTTGTTTGCTCTAAGTTTCCTTGATACAAGCATGACTGCTGAAACACAAAGTCAGGATAGAATATTACATCTATTTTATTTGAGCAGttatttagaaaacaagaaaacaggtgTCTTAATTCCCAGCTCCTTTTGCTAAAGTTTGATAGAAATCTGTGATAAGTGACTGGGTACCTTTATGTTCATCCTCTTGGTTGTCTCCACAGATGTCTGAAATCTGAGTCCAGGATGATTGGAAACCAGTCCTTCTGTACCAGATTCACATTTGTGGCTTTTTCTGCTCTAGCAGAGTTACAACCTATGCTCTTTGTTGTGTTCTTAGCCATCTACTTGTTTACTCTGGGAGGAAACATCATCATTATCTTCCTGATCTGGGTCACTCCTTCCCTGCACactcccatgtatttcttcctggtgAACCTCTCCTTTCTGGAGATGTGCTACACCACCAGTGTGGTGCCTCAGATGCTGGTGCACCTGCTGGTGGAGAACAAGACCATTAGCGTGGGAGGCTGTGCAGCCCAGATGTGCATATTTACCATCTTGGGACTGACAGAATGCTGCCTGCTGGCGGCCATGGCTTATGATCGCTTTGTAGCTATTTGTCACCCACTGCATTATACTCTCCTTATGGGCCCCCGTGTGTGTTTGAAATTGGCCACAGCATCCTGGACCACTGGGGTGATGGTGGAGTCAGCCCAGACCACATGGATCTTCACTCTGCCCTTCTGTGGATCAGGGAAGATTCAGCACTTTTTCTGTGACATCATGCCTGTAGTGAAACTGGCTTGTGTGGATACCTCCCAAAATGAGGTAGTGTTTTTTGCTGTCTCTGTTCTCTTCATTATGAGTCCATGTTTGCTCATTCTGTGCTCCTATGTGCGCATTCTTGTGGCCATCTCGAGGATCCCCTCCGCAGCTGGCAGACACAAAGCTTTCTCCACATGTTCTTCTCATATCCTGGTGTTTCTCTCTTCTGTGGCACTGCCTTGTTCACTTATCTCCAACCTAAGGCTGCCCACACTCCAAAAACAGACAAAGCAACTGCACTCATGTACACAGTGGTCATGCCTGCTCTGAACCCTCTGATCTATACCCTGAGGAACAAGGAGGTGAAGGAAGCCTTTCAAAGGAAACTTCTTAGACAAATTGCCTAAATCTTGATGACTAAGCCATTGGTGCTGAAACTTTTATTACTACACAGAGAAATTACATAAGGTTTTATGATCCTGCTACCAATATATATTACCATTAAAGCATTTATAGCCTTGAACAAAAAAGCATTTGGATTTGCTCTACATTTTTCAATGTGATTGAAGGGGAACTTGTGGGTCTTTGGGGTCCTTGCCAGGCGCAGCATAAACAACTCATCACCTCAATTTGGTCGCAGACCAAGGAGATTTAATAGCTGGTGGATGCAGGGACCTCATAGTCTAAGACCTGCCTCCTGGAAGGACTGCAAGACAGGTTTGTAGGCGTTGTTTGGATCAAAGAGAATTGGTGAGCAACAAAGGAAAATCAGGGAGATGACCTTTAAGGATTCTtcaggaaatgagaaaagaagtGCAATTACAAGTTTAGGGATGCAATCTACTTTCCTATTTGGGTCTGCTAAATGTAACTAAGATGTATAGGTGTAAGCATTTCGTCAGGGAAGTCTGTTAACAATTCACATTGATCAATCAGTTAGGAACTAAGAAACTTCATTTCGAGGGGCTTTTGCAAAGAGTAATGCAGTGTTTTATCATCAAAGCTGGGAACAGAGACACTTAGTTGCAGGGGTTTTTCATGATTATGCAAAGGAAACTATGAGTGAGGTCATGAGGTTGTTGTttaaacattcatttgttcaacaataTTGACTGAGCATCACACTTTTGCCAGccaccatttattttttccttctcaatgGTAATAGGATGATTGTCAGTATGTTTTGCACCATTTTAATAAGGAACATGAAATATTCTTCTTGAGCAAAAATGAAGTGTGGATAGGAAGAAATCATTATCAATTTTGTGTCTGATGTAGACtattaaaatctgttttcttaAATGGACTTCCTGTTCTTAATTActctccttttatttccatacatCATAAGAAACAGCTATTAGTAACTATTGATGAGAGATCCACTGTGACAGAACCCTAAATATATATCTTGTAAAATCCATTGAGATACCATGTGTCATTTCCAAAACAGTATTCTTACATTGCTTTAtccatcttttttgttttgtttttagagaaGCTTCAATCATAGTGACATGCACTCTTGCTACTCCTAGTATGAATCCTATATCGATTTCAATATAATTTCCTTTAGGTGCTGTCCATAATATTCTAGATAATTCACTACATTAATTTCAACCCATTGAATAATAAAGACCAAGATGGCCATAtgcaactaaaataaaaagttatttttaacagATATTGCTTTCTTTTGATGATATTTGATAAACGAGTTGACCAAAAGAATTAAATGTGCAGTTACATTTTGTAAATACGAGAGGTAACCTTTAATTTCATCTTCCTGTTGTTACCCTAGAATCAAACCCTAAgacaggaaaataatttatttgggagggtcccagaagagggaaagttttcagggAAGGGAAGGCCAGGGACCACTAGAACAATTCTGAGGGAAATAGTGTACAACACAGTCCTAAAACTCACCATCTGGGTCCAGATAGTTGAGGAATATACCCACCCCTGGTCAGCAATCATTGCAAGAGGGTCACGCCTGGGAGGTGCTAACTCTGAAACTTCTGCTCTGCGAACTAGTTGGCTCTGAGATACACAGCAAATACCTCACAGTCTGGCAGCTGCTGGTAACCCTGGAGTGTCTGATCTCTTATATTGTTTTACTCTTACTTTTCAACACCCATTACCACTGTGCAAAACCATTTAGAGAAGCTTTGCTGTTGCTATTCACTAACCAAACTCTATTTAAAAATCCATACTTGGGACAGAACTAACGGTTCAGGACACTCTCAGCCTCCAATACCCTAGAATTCAAGAACGGTGCTGCATtcctaggaaaaaaacaacagaaaactcgTCACCAAATGTGTGTCATATTTTATTGCTTGGGCTCTAAACAGTTCCTCCCCAACCTAGTATGTGGTGGAGAACTTCCACAGATACCAGGAGAGACAACTCAGTAACCAGCTCTTTGCTTAAAAGAATGAATATGGGTTCCAAAAGCAACCTCACAAAAATGCCTTACTGCAGAAAGTACAGGAGGAAAAGGGTGTTTGTAGAAAtggaatttaaataataaaaagccaATGAGATGCTTTCCCAATTCATATCTACTTTGCTGGTTATTGCCAGTACCAGGCTCCCACATGTTAAGGGTATTTCACATAACCACTTCCACAGCTAAAACTGATTTTGAGTATCAGAATCTCCAGTAATAGGTGCTTTTAGAAACCTCCAAAATATTAggaagtgatttttaaatttttattaaatattttttcaggatgttaaaacattttaaattcatgtaataaaGATGATATCATATTCACTGGAAATTTTGAGTTAgtcttttttcagttgtttagCAATTTCAGATGAGGACAAAGCTAAAGGAAAGAAGCACTTTACATTTTAAAGGaataggatggtatatgagaattctgaattttatgcatgatttttctgtaaacctacaacttctctaactaaaaaaaaaattctgaagaagACTGAAAATGATCCACTAATAACTGAGCTTAGAGGTAGGTATTGTAAAGTAGTTTAGTTCAAAAGACGGGCAACAAAGCCAAGTGggaaggtaaaaaagaaaatttttattggaGAGAAGCCTCAGGGTGGTCCCTGTTGACAGAAAGGCTGCTGGGAGGGCCGCGGGAAGCATGCAGTCAGGTGGTGGGATTTCCTTTTATAGGGCCTTTTGCCAATCAGGAGGTTACATGTAATCTTGAACACGTAAGGTGTGTGACTTTTGGCAAATAGGGGATTACACATAGTTCATCTTATAACTTTGGCAGTGCCTGGGGTGTAGATTCAAAcaggagaggtgggggagggagggaacaaCCTTGTGGCACCAAGtgggggaaaggaaagggggcatgATGGGCTCGAACAAAGGCAGTGAGGCAGTGAtaggaaatgggggaagggaggggggcaCGTGAGGCATGGTCTGATCTGCAGCCTGGTTTTGAAAAAcaaggagatgggggaggggcccagggcccagacctaaTAGGTATAAAATCATCCCAGCCACCTTACATGCCCCTGTCGACCTGTGTATGATGAGAAGACTGGGGAGGGTATGAGGCAATAAGAACTCTTATTCTTATAGAATTGCCATGTTCATGagattttccctttccttctcaagAGAGATAGGGATGCAGTGCCAAGTACACCAAATTATCCTGGGGTGCCTCAAAGAGAATCGTTTGTAGAAATCAGAATGCCCGTGAAAACATAAAATTGGACTGTGTGGGTTGAATAGTGTCACTCCCAAATTCAGGGGCTGTCTGGAACCTAAgaatgtgacattatttggaaacagggtctttgcatcTATATATAGGATGAGTCCTAAATTAATGACTGTTGTCCTTATTAGAGTGGAAAGGACACAAGGATACACGTAGAGGGATGAGGGCCATGTGAAGACACTGATGCAGAGAAGAAGCAATGCTGCCACAGCCAGGAAACaccaggagccaccagaagctacaGCCTTCTTCCCTGCAGCCGttggagggagtgtggccctcCTAATGACTTTATTTTGAACTTGTGGCCTCTAGAAGTGGGAAAGAATAAATGTCTGCTATTGTTAAGCTACTCAGTTTGTGAcaatttgttatggcagtcccAGGAAGCCAATACATGGACTATATACAGCTGGATGTTTACTAAGATGCCAAACCTATGGCCAAAGTATGTACTCCAATCTGAGTGAGGCTTAGGATGGCAAAAAGTTGAATACAGAGCTTCACTGTTATCCCCTAGAGTTTGGGCCATATGTTAACAGAAAGGCTGGGATCACTTCTCTTCCAACAACTATCCGAGTGTCAAGTTCACTGCAGGAGTCCTTGAAAACATAGTTTCAAAGGAATGAAGTGTATCATACTTGAGAAGACATCCAGAACTCTCCAAACTTTACCAGCTTTCTATGGTATTTGTAGACCATAGAACAGGATCCTAGTTCTTcctgtatctgtatctgtatctgaaGAGCATGGAGGTTAGCAACAAGGGAGAAGAAAACCAACAATGAGAAGGAGATGGGGTGTAGACCACTAGAGGAACCAAAGGTATACACAGTTGGTCCCTCTTCTGCGGAAATTCTCAACACTAAAGGAGCAAGGGTAAAACTAAATGCTGCTTCAAGAAGTTTTGTATAACTTCAACAGGAAAACTAGTAGGTTTAGTGGAATCATATGCAATTGTATCAGGGACACAATTGCATTGCTAATTATATACCATCAttgctttggtctcacacagtaAAGCATTtgccctctccttctccctcatcCATGGTTTATCAATTTATTTGAAGACCTAAAGTCTAGAAGCTGTTATCTAATGGCTGAACTGAAATTAAGTTTTCAAAATCCAATTTCCTGAGGTTTAATAACAAAAAGTTGTTATGGAAACTGACAGATACAGTCAAGggattaaaaacaggaaatcAAAAGAACAAGGTTAAGCACTAATTTGGAAAAAAGTTAAGCCATTTCATAATTGTATTCTTAACGAATCGTATGTTGTAAATAAACttacaaatgttttatttcattatttcaaaatcagTTACACACATATCATTCCACACTATAGACCTAATTAAGCAGGATATTTGAATCATCCATCCTTACATTATGCCCAAAGTACAAcagtttaccaaaaaaaaaaagagcacctcATTTATGGTAAGTTAGTAGTCACCCTTCTGATTAATATACTCATCTATAAGTTCCTAAAATACAATGTAGATAAAATCTATTTACTTTATCTTCAGAGATCTTCCTCTTTCAATAGTCTTTAAATTATTCCAACCATTTTAGTAATAAACTCTCTAATATACACTAAAATATTaaactaaaatttcaatttttagatGATGGGTATGTTTGCCATTCTTAGAGCACAATACAGGGACATTATATTAGAAGGAGCTACTGTATCAAGACAatgggaaagagaggaaaaacagatATTAGGCATGTTTGAAACTATAAAAGTGTGCAAAGGGTTATTAAGAGAATGTTTCCTATAAATATATTGAAGGGAGTTAGTATTTTTAACCTGTTTTCCCTAAAGaaagcaaactaaaaaaaaataaaagtcaacctCTTCAGTAAATGATCCATAAGAATATAAGGGCCAATTCCTCCATTTGGCTGACAAATGTAGTCTCTAATACTATATTGATCCAATGTCATTTATAATACCCCTATTTCAGCTTCATTTCACTACCATCACCCCTAACCCCACAGTACTAATTTGAAATTTCAAGTTCAGTTTCTAATTGACGTATCTTCTTGGAAGTTTAAGATATCTCAAACATAACATGCCAAATCAGGCCTATGAGTGACTCTCATTCTGAAAAACAAATGTCAAAATTCTCCATTTTGTATCTCCACTATTCGCTCTGCTATGGGTGACAGAAATCTGAGAATTTCCTTGACTTATAGCTCTCCTTATCACATATATTCAATTTATGATAAATTAATGACACTTTTATACCTGAAACTTACAAAAACTTATAAAAAGCCACCCACTTCTCTCAATCCCCACTGGCATAGTCCAAGGACCATCAGTTCTTACCTTGTAATTGACCTCCCTCCACCCACTAGGATGGACCTTTCTCTGTTCCAAATGCAGTCATAGtgataatttcaaatataaatttcattttactgCCAACATGTTTAAGTGAATGCAATATTTTCCATTGCTCTTAAGGTAAAGACAAAACTATTAATATGGCCAAAAGGGTCTTGTATGATCCAGCTCCTTTTTGATCTTGTGAACTTCAGTGAAGACTCTCTTTGGTCCAGTTCAATgactttctttccatctcttgagTACTGTCCCATCACAGAGACACTGCACATGCTGTTACCTTAGAATATTGACTCCAACAACTATCCCCTTGAACTAATTAATTCATGATCTTCTTGTATATTTCagctcaataattatttattacagCTTCCTTTTACCTCTGTAATTACATCTTTTCTTCCTACTATCTTACCACACTCtcaaactttcattttttcttaagtaTCTTTTCACTATATTGTAGATTCCTGAAGGCAAGGAGCATGCCTTATTTATTACTGTATCTCAGAACTTAATTAATACAAATGGTATAACCAttggcaagtttcttaacttctccaTTTCTCTTGCTTGTCATTTGTGTAATGGAGATAATATTACATACCTTCATTGTGGTATTGTAAGATATAAAGGAGACAGAT
Above is a window of Choloepus didactylus isolate mChoDid1 chromosome 8, mChoDid1.pri, whole genome shotgun sequence DNA encoding:
- the LOC119542760 gene encoding LOW QUALITY PROTEIN: olfactory receptor 10C1-like (The sequence of the model RefSeq protein was modified relative to this genomic sequence to represent the inferred CDS: inserted 1 base in 1 codon); this encodes MIGNQSFCTRFTFVAFSALAELQPMLFVVFLAIYLFTLGGNIIIIFLIWVTPSLHTPMYFFLVNLSFLEMCYTTSVVPQMLVHLLVENKTISVGGCAAQMCIFTILGLTECCLLAAMAYDRFVAICHPLHYTLLMGPRVCLKLATASWTTGVMVESAQTTWIFTLPFCGSGKIQHFFCDIMPVVKLACVDTSQNEVVFFAVSVLFIMSPCLLILCSYVRILVAISRIPSAAGRHKAFSTCSSHILXVSLFCGTALFTYLQPKAAHTPKTDKATALMYTVVMPALNPLIYTLRNKEVKEAFQRKLLRQIA